The window ctgatcgtcacgccccctcgctggccaaactgttctggcttcatacggcacttgacaggtcacgtgacggggtcgaggctgcctgccccggaacatgcatagcgccgttctggctttatacggcgctatgcatgttccggggcaggcagcctcgaccgaacatgcatgcaggcagcctcgaccggaactatgcatgttccggggcaggcagcttcgaccccatcacgcgacttgtcaagtgccgtatgaagccagaacagtttggccagcaagggggcgtgacgaacagctgtccgcacgccagccatcacgtgacttgtcgcgcgtcagacggacacccacagcatgcattacattacaaatacagtcaaacatcctgtctaagaggagcgtttcaaaaaaaaacctgcggattcgtttcagggcgttcattatctcctcactgaggattgccggcactagatttcgagctgactccatttatgacacaagatcgatctggctccgcgaccgggaaccgaacaggcgcaacaggggtgtgagtgcggagccctaaccactacaccgcggctttcaaatatatattcccgtgcaccgaaaaaagtctgaatatatatatgaaaatgtctgaatatatatatgaaaatgtctgaatatatatatgaaaatgtctgaatatatatatgaaaatgtctgaatatatatatgaaaatgtctgaatatatatatgaaaatgtctgaatatatatatgaaaatatccgaatatatatatatcaaaatatatattccagagttcggtccatattctcagacttttcatatatatattccagacttcggtccatattctcagacttcggtccatattctcagacttcggtccatattctcagacttcggtccatattctcagacttttcatatatatattccagagttcggtccatattctcagacttttcatagttcggtccatatattccagcacttttgatatatatatataataagttcctgaacggcatgccataatatatatatatatatatatatataaagtctTGTGACTTTGTAATGTAGTTGCATTTCTATTACATATTATTGTCTCAGCTTGACTTAACTTGTCTGAGTATCCAATGCGTATTGTAATGTTTCAGGTGACCTTTTAGCACCGTCTCCGCTCGCTTGCATCCACAACAGAGGCGGCATTAAAACGTAGCATTGGGCACCACATACTTTTTCCTTAGTGGAGAATGGGCAAGTGCAGTAGAGCCGGTGTGATGCATGCATTGCAGGATGATTACAAATAACTTTTGCTAGATTTGATGCATCCTAATATTGAATTCAAAGCCAGAAATGTGTTATTGATGGGTGTCGGGTCTAAATATTCTATTTTGGGTTGGACTTGCTTTCTTGTATAAATGCCTCAGTGTTCCTCACTAGACTAGAAATATTTTCAACACCTCAGTTGAATGCCTCTTAAGCTGCTGTCTATCAAGGCATGAGTACTAGTTGCCCAAGCGGCAGTTAAAATGGTGAGAGACCTTTTTGCTCTCTTGGACTATCAAAGTCAAAAACTCATCAGACAGGATTGGAGCGGTGCCATGTGGAGGAAAACATCATCCGTCATACCTTAAAAGCACAGAGTTCCAGGATGGTCCACGCCTTGCAGTTATACCCTGTGCTCTCCATTGCATGTTATGTGCAATGACCTTTTGCCCCATGACACACAGTAGCTCTTACACTGTCAGAGGGCTTGGGTAATGGCATTTGACAAACCGCTGTGGAAGAGTTTCAAGTCGGCAACCTGCAACTACAGTAAATGCTGGGCGTGTCAGGTCATCTCTTCTGATGTTCTCCATTtgtgtgtctcctcctctcagttTCTATTCAGCATTGTTCCTTATTCTTAATTCTTATGTGATTCATTACAACACATCATTTTTTATACATAACTGTTTCTATAGTTAATAAATGTAATGATTTTaactaccgtaattcccggtgtacaagccgctacttttttccaatattttgaaccttgcggtttatgcaacgacgcggtaaatttacgtatattttcccactttctttacgagccgtgtttcgttaaagcctatttattttcgttacaaaattaacgcccgcccgcccggagggaaagccccgcttgcggtagctggggagatccacgagaagggcccggcgctcgtccagagtcgccgccgccggaccgccgtacccggtccccgccgcctgtccgccatccgctacgcggcgtcggacgcgccgcgtagcggggaaggaacccaccccctcgacctcccgggcgtccccacccctgccgcaccacgctcccgcggacggaggatgaggggcacgggggcaagggggacggggacaccccgccaggcgcgcgcgcgcgccgcgcagcctccgacgggcggagaggggagggcgacggggcgactgctcccccagccgcggttcaagcccagccccgcttcgcaccccagcccgaccgacccagcccttagagccaatccttatcccgaagttaccgatctgatttgccgacttcccttattctaacatgccagaggctgttcaccttggagacctgctgcggatatcgttacgagccgtgttccgttaaatatcatttgtctcaatgaacTTGCggtttacgaatatgtgcggcttattttagtacaaaatatatatattttttaattcagtgggtgcggctttttcacaggtgcgcataatagttcagcaattacggtatgtGCATGATTTTACGACGATAAGCCTACACTTACAGAGCAACATTCATGATCAATTGTTGGGCAAACATGTCACATTTCTCTAGTGTTTACTGAGATAATGTGTGAAAGAATCCATAGAGCTTTAGATAACAAAGACTTACAGGTACTGTACATCtatttaagtcttagtcctagTGGCAGCTAGAACTGAGGATGATGTTCTTAATGAAGGTAGATTAGATGGATTATAAAGGAACAATGTTCACGAGGAGTTAATACCGCCTGTTCTGCTGGCCTGTGCAGCTCAGCAGTCTTAAGGAGTTTATAGAATGTGCTCTGTTTTTTAAAGTACATATTAGGCTGCACAGCTGAGGTTGGATGGTCCACTAAAGGAGGGCAGTGAAAGGCCGTTCTCAAGGCCTGGATGGGAGAGGATACTGCTGAACTGCTTAGTTTTTGGAAGGATTACCACACAACTGTGTTGTGGTAACCACATTCTTTGTAAAGCATGATGAACCCTTGATTTTTCTGCCACCATCATCACTTTTTCAATACTttagcccccccaaaaaataaaaacacagataaCGGCGCCTGTTCTCATTGTCTTGCAAGATTTTAGAAGTGACCGGAGATAGATCATGAGAGCACTCTCTGACTTAACAGTGACTGATGCGCCTTGTGATGCAAAGGAAATCTAGTCATTTTATGCCATTTCAATGATTACGCAGGGCACATTTTCCTGTCATTGTATCGCTACtagttaaatatattttacgTTGTCTAACAATTCATCAGAAACTgacaatctttttttattttgaactaTACATTAAGACTACATTATGAAGACTTGGCTTTGGAACTGTTAATGAAAGAGGCCTTGACATGTTTAATGACTCATGTTGCAATCCTGTAGTTcacatattttaaataatatgGTAGATGTGCATCATTGAAAGTCAGTTTATTTCACAGCTTCTGTGCCAATGATCAAACACAGCAGAAGTTACGTAGAGCGTGAACATCCAGACATGAAGAGTCAGTGTTTCACAGATTGCTTTCAACCACGGCTCATTGTCTATTGTAGACATCATCTTCTATTCTGAAATGGTGCCTCGACATCTCAGAATTAACATCACAATGCTGCAGCCTTCCAAGTCCCACATTCAATTTGGAGCAACGACCAGCTCATTGCTTTGAAAGTGTATGATGGCGTacctatttttgttttttgcaattGAAGTAGCAAAGGTCCTGGGACTCACCTACTTCAAAACCTGGAATGCTTCCCTCTCAACATTCTGGGGCTTCCTGACTTAGAAATGAGGCTCTGTTCCCCCACATAAGAATGCTAGTTCTCATTAATGAGTCTGGGTCCAAGACTGATGCACATTTTATACAATATAGCTCCGAGGCTCGGAAAACTCTTACAAAATCCAACAGCCGAACTGTTGTTTAAGACTCAAAAGCGTcgaaaaacaacagaaaacaaagaaaacactgaCAGCATTCATTTTTCCCTGAAGTGATTTTATTACAAAGTTCATGAGGACTGAACAGTATTACAAGAGAATTTGCCAACATGCGAAAACGgaacaaagcagaacacagGAGTTTAACAAACTGGTAAGATAAGACGATCCACTGTTCACAATAAACAAAAACTTATTAAGTCCTCAGGAGGTGAGAGCCGGTGAATGACTACAGTGCAGGCATAGAACGGCCACATTCACACTGACTCAGCAAAGGTCAACCCAACCAAGGCAAAATGTGCACATCTCAAGAAAACATGTTACAATTTTTATTATGCCATCGGCTTTTCTCGGAACTTTTAGAAAGCTTCACTTGTATGTACATAAAACTGTACAAAACATGGCATCACAAAGCATTTATCCTATATAAATATACCAACAATTAGGATAACAACAAGATTCTCTCCTGCAAAGACATATGTTCAAGGCAATTGTCTTTGTTCTAGATGTACTgtgaaaaaagatgaaatgatcAGTTAATTTCAGTTTGTTTGGGAGAGGGCCTTTTGAATATGAACCAGCACTGACATTTcagtaggtaaaaaaaaaaaatgaaacagttTCCACCAATTATCTTTGGAATTCATGCTAGAATCATCGCTTGCCTGGTAACACACTCAGGGTTGTGGAGATCTATGTACATTACACCACCAACAGATTtctatttattatgttttttcaCACAACCAGTTTATTAAGAGTCTTTGATCagtaaggaaaaaaataataaaatcccTTGCCAGTTTTAGTACAGTAAtttgtccacctgtccacagaaATGATCACCATACGATACACACTACAGAGAGGCAAAATATACTCAGTGAATTCAACATTAAATCAATGTTAAGCACAAATCAAACATTACTCAACATACTTTTGAGTGTACGTATTTAGGTGCTTCAAGACGTCCAGTATTGTCCTGTGTTTCAGAGAGAAGCAAACACAGTTCTTTGAGCATGAGTTCAAAAGAAGGGTCAAACCCGGTGGTATATTGGTCACTGTTCCAGGTGTGAGTAGCAGGAGGTGATTATCGGCAGGAGTTCCACTCATTTACAAGATGGGCGAAATAGGCCCAGGcctgctcttattttgtagagGACTTAAATCAAACTCCCGTCCTTCCGTTGGTTTGTTATcccgtttattttatttactggtGATCTATACATGTCCGAGTCGCTGAAGCATACCCTGGGCAAAATTCGTGAAGACCAGAGGTAAATTAGGATGCAAAGCAGTTGTGAATTTAAATAGATAAAGTTGCGATTGAGGCTACGTGAtactcagattttttttcatcgcTCTTCgctgtttttctcatttgtcattAATTCCAGGTCAGTGATCTTACCCACAACGTTGAGTTCGTATCAGCCGCGCTGAGAGAAGAGCTTGGGGGGAGCGGTTGGGGTCTAATCACAGTGTATCATGGCTGTTGTTGAAATTTCATTTCAGTCACTAAATGGCTTTGAAAATAGCATAATTGCTCACCCTCAAAGTGGGATAATCACCTACCTTATGTAATCATGGCCATGTCCAGTAATTTCCATATGTTTCCAGTTTAATTATTCTAAACACAGTTTTCAATGGCAGCCTGATGAGGCAAgtggtgataaaaaaaaatacccattTTATAACTGATTGTAGCTCTGCGGGAGGATTTGCATTATCTGGTGGGTGCCATGTCCTGGGGGTGTGCTCATGCATGCCGTGGCTCAGGATTCATTACTCACCCTAATTAGGAAATGTCCACTCTAGGCTCTTCCACCCCAGCTCAGAGACACAATCTCACTGTGGAAATCTGCTGCAGAGGTGAAAGGTATCTACAAATCTAATTGAACAAGTGTTTAAATCAAAGACAGCAGCTAAGCTTTCCAATGTAGCCAAGCAGGCTAGTGTTGTCATCATTAACATGCTATTAATGACCTTCAGACATATCCAGCAGATTAACTTGGGACATCTTTGTAAAGATAGCTGAAGCCCACAGGCATgccctatttttttttctgctttgtgcAATTGCCAGAGGAGGGAAATTGCCTAATCATTTATGAAGCATGTTGTCCTCAATACAAGGAGAATCACAACAAAGAGTTGCCGGGAGTACAGCCCGACTCCTGCTAAGCCTATGTTTCagctcaataataataattgcctgtgttaaaaaaagtattgacattaaatcaaatattcattctGAAATCCCCCCCCACGCTATTGACAATACCAAGGGATTTCTTGATATCCAGATATTGACTCGCTGGTCCCCATCGTCTGTTAATTCTATTCAGTGTGTGCCGAAGACGAATATCTCATGAGATcgttaaaacaaaaagcactcTCTAAGTAGAGCTCTCATGTATAGTTTACGTCAGACATTAATTTCCATAAGAGCTAAACCTCTTGTAGTGGTTCCCCTCGCTCAAGTGCCCGTCCATGTAAACAACTTGAGGGGTAAGGATTATATGTGATATACACATGGAGCCTGTCTGATTGTCAGGACAGAGTAGAGCTCGAGAAAATAGATATGTGGAAGTGGTTCCAGTGTCAGGATGCGTCGCAAGCCAATCAGAATGTGTCAAGAATGTGCATTTGGTCATTGTGACTCTGTGGTACGGTGGCCAAGTCAACTGTTTTCCTGACTTAGCGACAGGTCACAGCGCTGAGAGTCAGTGGAACacaatgtcattttaaatgctgcatcACAGCTTTCTCCACCAGTGGCAGAGCTCAATGGGGAGCAGAGGTAAAGGCCATTCTATCAGGATTAGGGGTAAaggtgtatatgtgtgtgtgtatgagtgtatGGACTGGATCAATTCCTACCACAATATCTAGCTCCACTACTGGGAGATGGTTTCAATCAAGtctaaacagcagcagcagcaaatgaaaaGCTTAAATATgctagaattcttttttttttttcagcctaTGCCAGACAAAAATATATGTAGAACACACCATTCATATGTATTTACAGTACTGTACATTAAGACAGACCATTTCATTTGATAGTCAAAAGTTTTTATGCCTTCTGATAGGGCCTGACTGGCTGTCTGTTTAGATATGCCAATGGATGGCACAAGAGCACTGATCACAAACGTTCAAATTCAAGAGGTCACTTCACGGAACGTGACTCTGTTAACTACGACGATACTTAGCAACTGCTAAAGTAGCAATTTCCATCAGTGCTCCCTTTTGGTCAGTTCTAATTTTATTATTCGATATTTTGCAcgagtaaatgagtgagtgcaCCAATTAGCTTTGTGAAATTTGTAATAAATAcgctaataaataaaaaatttaagGAGAAGATGACAAAAAGCTTGTGTTCATGCCAGTGATTAAATGAGTCACAGCCTATTATTAACTACAAAATGGGCATTGGCTTTAACATGTGGACAGCCTGTTTCTCCTTCTGAACTCGGTGTATCTCTAGTGCACCAATTGGATGCCGATATGCATTCACAGGTAAATTTCTCTTTTTGGAGTGTgggcaggaggggaggaggtgggagggaactCAGAGGCTACGCTCAGGGGCATCTCCTCGAGGGGACAGTCCTGACTGGCGTCATGACCGCTGTTGGAATAGGCACTACGGGAGGGCGGAAGGTGCGGTCGGTGCTCCTCGCCGCCCAGCCTAGCGCTCCCATTTGCCAGGCGTCCCAGGCTCCCCCTCTCCTGGTAAGGCACAAAGGTGGAGAGTTTTGGAGGGTTCCTGGTCTTGCGCACGGGGGAGGGATGCCCAGGCATCCAGCAGGCGTCTGAATGTCCCAGTTCGCTGCACTCAGTTGTGCAGTTTCCGGTCATCGCCACGTCAGGGAGGGAGCGGATATCTGTGGGTGTGAGTGAACGAAAGGCACCATCAGAGAGCTTGAAAGTAATCTGAATCCATCACTTAACAACCTTTTGGATTTGAATAATTTGGGTGATTCTGCAAAGAGTTTAACTTTCACCACAACTActaatgattaaaaaataagatttttgtaattattttcaaTAGACTTGCATTCAGAAATTGTAATCAACACTGACAGATGTGGTCTGCAGACTAAAAGCATCAAACAGTCAAAGAAAAGTCTGAAAGGCATTTCTGAACAGAAATTGTGTCATTTTAAACACCCCGTGAAACCAAcatcccccacccacccccttGACGTCTTTGCAGCTGTTGCTAAGCAGTCTGCAGCAGTTGCTATGTAGCTGTTGCTATGCACTGTGCAATGAgcgctactgtgtgtgtgtgtgtaggtgtgtgtaatCCTTGATGTGATACACTCAGGAGATGGCTTGCTGTGTCTGTGTCACTTAGAAGTATCCAACAGCCGTTTGTCTGACATGCTTTTAATATATCACTAAGCATTCAATGGTATTGTGCTGATTTCCTATTGCTTCAAAGGGctttatgttgttgttggtttttctcagtcaaacatatttaaacatcacaaaaataaatatacaatgtTGAAAATATAGAAAGATGCCTCCAGACACGTAGACATGCAGTGTTTGATTACCAAGAGAATAGCTGTGTCCCTGTGAGCAAAACCATTGTAGAAACAGATATTGATTGGCAGTGCTAAAATGAGTTCTCTGCCCTTGATtatctttcatttccttttcagagtcccaaattaaataaatgggTCCATGACCCAGTGACCTGATTTTAATGTATAAACCACAAGTGCTTCAAAAGAAGTTTGCTTCAGCGATTGCTCAAGAGCACATTGGGTTTCTGCAAAGCCACATTTGCTTCACAGAATTGTGCAGCTGGCAGCAAACGCATTTGTTAAGCGGCCCACCTGTTGACAAGCGAAAACGTGCAGGCCGGATTTAATGGAAGCACCAGTCAATTTATCTTTGTTATCTTTTCAGACTGTGCCCAGGACAGCCAAATCAATGTGTTTTAAGGCCAGAGCAGGCAACTAAGATCTACGACACTGCGGTGACACCCACATGTAAACTTTTGATTGCTGTGATAGATGCATTACTGTAATGCCTCATAGCTGTCCATGCCATTAAAGAACGAGTCCGTCACTGATGCTCTTGTCTTGCTTTCTGGCTATAGGACAGAGTGTGAAAGAGAGCAAATGTATTCATTGAGGATGTGGAGAGCTCGGAGCAACACTCGAGGACAGAAAGATGTTGCTGCACGAATTAGAGGCTCATAGCGAGGCTTCGCAGCTGATAGTAAAAGTGCTAGTTTGACGCTAAGCCAATGAGACATACCATCAGTATTGTATTCATTACCAGTGGCAAGATAATTATCCCATGCTGAGACCGGAAATACTGCATCTGGCCCACCAAGGCTTCGATCAATCAAAAACCAAAGTAAGAGATCAAGTGGAATGACTAAACAAGGGTTTTGTTCTCCATCTCTTTAGGtgtaaaaaatgcatttctcatGTGTAATCTATAAACAATTGTTCCATTGTTTATGAAACAATCAATAGCATAAGCTATTGTTACTTTTAATCTCATTGTTCCAGTAATGCTAAATAGCTAAATGTTTCGGCAATGATCGGCCCTTTTCATACTTAATTGTGTCATTATGCTAAAGCAACATACTCTTCTccctttttttggttttgctagTCCATGTTTACATGCCGGTGATTCTTTTCAAATGAACGAACGACATTTTTTATGCCTGATTTAGAGAGAAGAAACGGGGTTTGGGAGAAAAGGCGTGCGTGTCCGCCGCCTCatgcatgatgatgatttgAGGTTCATTTTCTCTGCGCCACTGAGAGCGTTGTCTGCATGCATCACTGCAGTGAAATGGGCCCTCGCTGCAAGAGATGTTCACGGCGAGAGAGTCGGGAAGAGGTTTGAGGAGCATGCTCCCAAGCGCAAGCAAAGTCGCGTCGGCGTCTACTCCAAAAGGATTTCACACTTGATTTAACCGTCTGCTCAGCTTCCAGGAGGTTTATGCCACACCAGGCATCTGTATAAAATGTGGAATGGCTCCATATCTAAAAAATCTGTgctcaaggaaaaaaaaaagttaatctACCTAGGTTTTATAAAACAATTTGCCACATTTAGccatattattttctttaagaaTTAGAAATGACCATTACTCTCAAACCTGTGAAGGAGCAACGATATTATGAATACATGCACAGAGATCTCAGTCAGCCATAAAAAAAGCTGCATCATTTATCTGTGAACCGATTGCCACGTCCTCAAAAACTCCCAGGCCAGTAATTAACTTAAGGTCGACTGTTTAATAAAACAACACTGTGCACCAGTGAAGAAAGTGAGAGAATTAAAGCACATTTGAAACCACACTTATCATCATCAAGAGCCATAAAATCAGAAATGACATCTGAACGCATCATCTAGCTTGTGTCAAGTCACATGTTATGGCGAGATGATGACATTACCTTGAATGCTGGTGTTTCTTCtaaattttaaatgcatttattttaag is drawn from Brachionichthys hirsutus isolate HB-005 unplaced genomic scaffold, CSIRO-AGI_Bhir_v1 contig_928, whole genome shotgun sequence and contains these coding sequences:
- the LOC137916682 gene encoding protocadherin-9-like — encoded protein: HPHRRVTFSTTTNPVQDLQDASQHSYYDSGLEESETPSSKSSSGPRIGPLTLPEDHYERTTPDGSIGETEHPENDIRSLPDVAMTGNCTTECSELGHSDACWMPGHPSPVRKTRNPPKLSTFVPYQERGSLGRLANGSARLGGEEHRPHLPPSRSAYSNSGHDASQDCPLEEMPLSVASEFPPTSSPPAHTPKREIYL